The genomic stretch GTAGCTGTGGAGATGAGACACCAGGCAACCCAAGGGGATATGCATGACTGTAATTGTCGGAAGATTGCTTACCATTTGAGCAATTAATTATGTGGTTATAGTCCCACTGTAATTAAAAAGACATCAACATTACCATCTTTAATTTTGTAGCACAAAGATCAAAAACTCTGTACACTACACCACGATGAAAGTCAAATACAAGACACTTTCTGGCTGCCACTTTAATGGATCACTATCTTTAAGCCCTTTGGCCTTATGAAGTAGAACTTGTCTCTCGACAGCTGAGAAGCCCAAATATGAAAAGCTGGTTGTGGTTAACAATAACAGTCAACCAAATGGatttttcagttcaattcaTCCCTCTTATAAATATTGAGCCATTTTGAGAATAGAACATCACGTCAGGCACTAAAGTTGCACTGAATGTACCGGATGAGTAAATGTTGCCTGGCAACAGAAgtagtaaaataaagaaaactgacCTCACGCCTGATGCTATTGGATGTGTGAACAGTATATATTGACAatgatttcatatttaattaatCAGTTTGATAATGACAGGCAACTGCCATCTGTCTTTTGTCACAGTTTTGGGAGCAGGTAACAGGTAACAAGAGGTAAAGGCAGGAAATCAGCTACAGGTATGAGGTAGGAAAGAATAGCTTAAATACTGCAGCAACTAGGCAAtgaaatgcatgaaaaaaacTGTCGTTGATATTTACTGAAGAGCTAATGAGCAGCAGCTGTGCATACAGGTGGCTGATGACCAACACATTCAGGTGAGGTCAGCACACAGAGGTGGGAAACTCGCTGAGGGCGTCTAGTGGACAGGTGTGTTTCAGCCACACATGGAAAAAAGCAGACTAAGAAGAGAGTCTGAGACAGAGGAGTGGAAGGGTTGGAGGGGGGGTTTGAGGGAGATGGTGCAGGCGTCGCCATGACAACATTAGACACCTACGGTATTGTCCTTTTCAAAGCCAATCCGAGCATTGCAGTTTATATCAGAACTGCATATTGATTGTGCCTGCAAGACATACTGTAGCTGGTGTAGTTCAGTCTGCTCTGACTTCACGGATGTGATAACTGAACTTTACTTATTATTATGCTCTGCCAGCAACATCATGTCTATCTGATGAACCAGtcatttatgttaaatgttctggtagctttattaaatgtaacCTGCTTAAGTACACAAGTCACTATAATATTACTGTTGTTCAAATACTGCCTGTTCTTGCTTTACTTTACTTTGGAAGTGCTGTGTCTCCCTTAAAGGTTCAGTTTCACTATCATCACTAATCTACactattttacttttttgcttCTTGTGCGAAACCACAGAAATttatcctttttaaaaaaaacacaagcaaatgaaaCATGAGCATTGAGAGAAAGTGGTTGTCAGTCaatcctctccctcctttcacCAGCGCCTCTGCTTTGCCCTCTGTCCCCTGCATCAGCTGAAGGTCAGCAGGGAAGAGCACTGTTGTACTCCTGCTGCGTAATCAAAGAGATGTGACACTGATGGTTATTTTTGACTGCAGCTTACTACCAGGTAACAGTAGCTTCTTGGACAGAGCTGCTGGTACCCGGGGAGGGATCATGCTCTACACAGTACAGTGCACTCTGCTATCCACCTGCTGTTGACCCGTAGTGGCTGGCTGGGGCCTCCAGGCTGACTGACTGCCACCAGATATGGGGTCGGAAAACAGGCCGTGTGACTGACAGGGAAATTggagacatttttaaatgtgggGTGGTGACAGTGAGTGGGGGTCGAAGGAGGAAGTTTGTGGTTACGGCTGTTTCAGTCACTGCCCACCTGCTCTGGAGACAGGTGGGAGGTGGAAAATAGTGAACTTTGCAAAGACAGAGGCTGAGGGAATCATTAGTTtgaaggtatttggtcataaaccagaGTTTGGACAAATTTcagttttgacctgatgatggtgctcaGTGAAAATAGTTAATAGATATTTAGGTCTGcatcaaagtggtggacagaccAGCATGGCCATCCCTATAGAGCTAAAAACTCAAGTAGATACATTAGATACCCAGCAAAATATGTATCCCTCTTTGAAGTCAAACATTATGGAATATGGAACAAGTCATCGAGCAGATGATGATCCACAATGAATGCCAGCATCTGCAGATATGACATGGATTTCCTCCAGATAAGcattaaaattaagaaaagGCATATTTTTCACTATGAGATGTtagttttaaaaacatttacttcTGTTGAATCCAGCAGCTTGATGCAGGACTAGTTTACTTAAAGAAAGAGGTTTATATTATGATATCAATGACCATTTGCTGTACTCTTAATGTGAAATGGAAACTTACCACCTCTCAAGTACTGAACCTTGTGAACATCtacttaaaatcaatttaacATGATTCAGAGACTGAAAGGCAAGTTTCTTGCCACAGATTTATTCagatattgatttgattgatgaAATTTGGCAATACCTCTTGAACAGTTTGAGTTCCAAAGCTTGAACAGAAACCCATGGGATGGGGCCGTGCAGAAAGGGCTCTTGTGTCAGTGCCTACTGAGCCTCATTAGACCACAGTGAATGACACAACATTTGTGTGCCGACTGTGGACGGCTGTGTGTCAGACTCCGATGTCTGACACGTGAACGTGTGTGTGGGGTGTTAGCAACGTGCTTTGCTGTCTACCAATGTCTTTTTTTGATTCCGCTAAAGGGTATGTCAAAGTCTGACATTTGCTTTAAGTGATTTCTTTAAACAATGTTCTGCTATCAGACAGTTCTGCTTGCATTTTCAGACAGTTCATTTTATTCTCTGGCAGGCTGGCTAATGGGAATATTCATCTGAGCCCGGGTGAATTGTAAATTAGAACATGTGTAGAGGTGAAGGTCATTAAATGAGTTATTAAGTCATCTGTTACAGTAGCACGTGGGAATTACCCTCCAAATGCCTCCTACCTTGTGACTTTCCTTAATTCTGGTTGTGGTGGTTTAATGCATAGCTACTGTATGCGTGTGCACCTGTTTCTATGCAATGTCTAAGTATAGGCTATTGGTAAAGACACAAATATTGgtggttttagtctttttcttAAACTTTGTTTAATATTAGTACTCAGTAGCAATAGCTACCAATAGCAATAGCATTTTTATCCCTAaaactctcttttcttttctctgtgaggtttgcttGTACGAGTGTTCCAAGTCAGATTCAACAATCTCTCTTAACTCTCTGTTTGtgggcgagtttcattcacaaaaagttCCCAAAGAGTCAAAACACCAGAGAGGGGTCGGCCTGCAGGAGGCCTTCAAGCAGAGTCAGACTGTCTTGAAGCACCACGCAACTTCAAGTactgctttcagaaatcagagGACAAACACATAACAAGTTTAGGCGTGACAAGATGAATCTAACATGTCATCAGAACAGCATCTAAAAAATCTTTCAGTAAATTGGCAGCCTTGATGATGAAAGTATGGTAAACAGAATATTAgttttgcattaagtttgttttagttcatatttatttttgttaatttcagtatcatatttaaactccaaattaattCAGATTGGGACACTATAATTGTaaatcaaacaagtgtttctccacaatgaagaaaggcagagatgcTCTGTTCATGACATGAACGACGGCTCTGGACCACTCGTCAATTTCATTCGTACCTAAGAGAAAATTCTAAGTAcgagaaaattgatgaatgctACAAATGTTCTCAAATACGTGCATTGTATTagtgcttcttgcatgaggcccactGTATCAGcacatttttgtctttctttgtgtgCACATTTTTTTGGTGTCATTTTAGTGACATACACAACACATAGCTACTGTAAGATAGGGACCTCCTGATGTGTGAACCACTGAGAATCACATGGCCCATGGCTTTTCAATATGTCTTAACACACTGTCAGCCTCACCATTTAATTATTATGATGTTATGGAATATGTTTTCCACAGTTACTTTCCATTTTACTAGTTGGTATTTGGTGATGGGTTTAGAAAGGGATTTGCTCTAAAAATCCACCAGCAGATAGAGGggtagagagggagagggagagaaattgtgcatgtgtatttcagtgtgtgtcatATGAAACCCATAGGCAGGTCAGGCTAGGCGAGCTCCTCTCATGATAAGCCTCATGCCCCAGAGACTTATGCAGATGATGTGATGGACTGTGTTATTGTGATGCACTGAGTCGTAGCTTTGTGCTCTGGTGAGTGTGACCTTTTCAGGGACCTGTGCAATGTCAACTGTTGGCATTTAGTCAAACATACCAGTGGCTTGATATAGCGAGCTATAGGTCTGTTGATTGCATTGTTTGGTGTCGCTGTCACATTCTATTCAGCCTATTTACACGCAAGTGTATTTGTTAGCATTGTTTTGGGAATGTTTGTGTACTGGTGTATGATTTAAAAACCTGAGTGCTTACATGGCACAGTCGCCCGTTGTAAACGGAACTGTTTCAACTGAATACAGACCAAGTCCTTTGAGGATTATCTTGAGCTTGAGCTTTAATTTTGCTGCAGTGCCGGGTCAATTAGAGTTTGTGATTGTAATTCCACCCATTTAGAGTGTTTGATCGCCGCTGTTGAAGGGGAATTTGGTTTACTTAATttgtctcactctctgtctctttcattctttctggCACCCCATCGGTTCTCCCCCTTTCCATTTCTTTAACCCGCTTTCTCTTTTTACAGGTGTCTGGCCCAGTGATCCGACCCcagaaaggagaaggagaaagaagaagaaaggagggcCATGGGGGTGAGCCTGGGCCAGGATGTGGGCTGGCTCCTGCCTTTCTTGTTCTTGCTAGTGATGATCATGGTGTCACCCACTCAGAGCCAAGGATGTCCCCAGCGCTGCGAGTGCATTTCAAAGCTCAAGACTGTGTCCTGTCATGGTAAACGCCTCTCCACACTGCCAGATGGCATCCCACCGGACACCAAGATCCTGGACCTAAGTGGGAATAAACTTCGCTGGGTAGAGCATGGTGACCTGCATCCATATCCACGTCTTGAAAAGCTGGACCTGAGTGAGAACATGATCAGTGTCCTGGAACCGAACGCTTTTTCTGGTCTCCAGAATCTGCAGTCGCTTTCACTGAGGGGTAACCAACTGAAGCTGGTCCCCATGGGGGCTTTCTCACGTCTCTCCAACCTAACTTCATTGGACCTTAGTGGGAATAAGATTGTAATTCTTCTGGACTTTACTTTCCAAGATCTGAAAAGTCTAAGGAACCTGGAAGTTGGAGACAATGATCTGGTTTATATCTCTAACAAGGCCTTTTTGGGTCTTGTGGGGCTGAGGGAGCTGACCATTGAGAGGTGCAACCTGACCTCTGTGTCCAGCCAGTCTTTGTCTTACCTGCATAACCTGGTGACTCTACAGCTCCGCTACCTCAGTATCTCCGCCCTAGAGGACCAGAACTTCCGTAAGCTGGGAAACCTGAGGGGCCTAGAGATCGATCACTGGCCCTTTTTGGAGTACATTTCCCCTCACAGCCTGCAGGGACTTAACTTGTCTTGGCTGTCAATTACGCACACCAACATCACCTCTGTACCCACCTCGGCCCTACGAAGTCTGGCTCACCTCACCAGTCTCAACCTCTCCTACAACCCTATTTCTATCTTGGAGTCCTGGGCGCTGAGGGACCTTGTTAGGCTGAAGGAGCTGCATCTGGTC from Thunnus albacares chromosome 9, fThuAlb1.1, whole genome shotgun sequence encodes the following:
- the lingo3a gene encoding leucine-rich repeat and immunoglobulin-like domain-containing nogo receptor-interacting protein 3a, which codes for MGVSLGQDVGWLLPFLFLLVMIMVSPTQSQGCPQRCECISKLKTVSCHGKRLSTLPDGIPPDTKILDLSGNKLRWVEHGDLHPYPRLEKLDLSENMISVLEPNAFSGLQNLQSLSLRGNQLKLVPMGAFSRLSNLTSLDLSGNKIVILLDFTFQDLKSLRNLEVGDNDLVYISNKAFLGLVGLRELTIERCNLTSVSSQSLSYLHNLVTLQLRYLSISALEDQNFRKLGNLRGLEIDHWPFLEYISPHSLQGLNLSWLSITHTNITSVPTSALRSLAHLTSLNLSYNPISILESWALRDLVRLKELHLVNTNLVMVQPYALGGLRQIRLLNLSTNSLVTLEEGAFQSVNTLETLRLDGNPLACDCRLLWILQRRKTLNFDGAAPMCMTPVEVQGRALNAFSDSALFDHFTCQKPKIRNRKLQQISAREGQVVSFICKAEGEPTPVIFWISPQRRRITTKSSGRLTVLPEGTLEIRYAQVTDSGTYICIASNAGGNDTYFATLTVSGLPLDAALMANRTYYAGDLNDTNLNDTRVFLKFTLDLKTILISTAMGCIMFLGVVLFCFILLFVWSRGRGQHKNNFSVEYSFRKVDGPAASGGQGGARKFNMKMI